GTATATTTTCTCGGATTTCAGCTGTATGACAGCACAGTGCGTCCTCAGTTTTGATTGTTTCCCTCAATTCAAATCCAGATGGATACATCAAGACAAATTGCCCACTAGGTCTCATTTGAAACGCACAACATACGTACGGGATCACACCGCTGCAGATTTTAAGCTGATGGTGCTCTAAATATGTTAGGTCTTGTTCTGATGAGAACCTTATCGCAACAACGCTGCGGAGAGATAAGAGCGAGTAGCGCAGATGGGAGCTTCTCACCTGCTCGCTCTCGAATGCATAGTGTTACCGATATGGGGCATAATGGAAGTATTATATATGCTGTGGCACATCTTTCGTTGCTCCAAGATGTTGGTGAAAGTAACACACTGGCTTTTGTCATCCTTGCTACCACCTCTCACTGGAATGAAGAAACATTTAAGTCAACGAATATCATATAGAGTTACGTTTCTCGTCTTAGGTTCCTATAAACACAGGGTAAGTCTTGATCTCGCCCAGAAATCATCCTTGTAGATAACTGCTTGagagaaattctgaaaaacgtGTCTTTTCAAGAATTCACGGCGGACATATATTTTGCTAAAGATTGTATGTACCCCAAACTGACGAGAGAAAGCCTCTCAGCTGATGGAGAAATTAGATTGTGACCAATTTCATCTCATTAACAATCTCTGGACCTAGTTTGGTGTCCTTAGTTGTGCCTAAAGTTTGCATTATACAAGCTATCTaacattgaagaagaaaagccgTAAGTAACGACATTGGAGCAGTTGATAATTTGTCCAAAAAATAGGGATGTAATGACATGGAGAGAAGGCATCGCCACGACGAAAGTAACACTAAGGAAAACAGGACGAGATAAGGTGCTAGACCGCGAAGATGCAGAGAAAAAGCCGATGAAACTCGTTTCCAATGATGTCGTTGATTGGGAACGTCCAAGAATTAGGCATTTAGTGTGGGAGAACGGGATTCGAGACTCGATTGAGGGTCCGAAGAGAGTGGCTCGACGTGACACTTTCAGTGACAGGTCGGACCTCCGCAAACACACCTCCAACGTCCTTTTACCTTCCTCTCCCCAGTGTACAGGTCATGTGAGACATGCTTTCCACGAAATTCTTAGCGCTCCTTCCATTTTTGGTTCACCTTCGTGCTCTTCTCATTTCTCTGTGAAACTGGTCTAAATGGATTCAGTGTAGTAGCACTGAAATGGGCACTTCTGCTCATCTCAAAGTTTGTACGGAACGGCTGTGCTGTTCATATGATTTCGTCGAAATTTTTGAGTAAAATCCTTCTTCGTCTCGCGATGCGCGCATCCTTATCaactgttgtttttatttagtgGACGACACTCCAAACCTTCTTAGCCACTTTGACTTGtcgtatttttcaaaaacagcgCAGTGCCATGACGCTCACTTGTGAACTTTGCTTCCGAATTGAATTCCACACAAGCTGATGTAAAATTGTTACTGCTGGGTTGAAGAATAACTTGCTAACATTCTTTAAAAACATCAccgagggtgattctgtccatttcttcctaattgcagtaaagaatggccccgaagatgcggcgcgtgcacgaggctggcgcgctccaatcgaactcgttgtagaaaatagcgccccggaacgctcgaagccgcatcttccagactgttttttacgacaattaggaagaaatagacggaatcaccctcctccccataatctacgaccacatataggcataacccacctgaaacccgcaccacccaaAATTTGTGGGAGATGCCTTTGAATGTGAAAGATgtgcatagaaataaaaagtattttcAAAGCTTTCGATAGAGAATTTGTCGCCTACAGAGAAATTTGTTCTCACTCTTTAGTTTTTTGAattgctttttgttgtttagatAATTGAGAGATTGTGTCGAGTGGACAAAATGGAGCATTTTTACATTCTCTGTTTCACAGATTTGTTTGAGGGAAAccatagaagaaatttttgaatgtgcTGCCCCTCTCTTCTCCCCTGGTTACTTTCGCGCTTCGAAATTATTAATTGTGACCTGAAAGACGGGTCGGACCAATGGATCAAGTAGCTGAGggagaatttattttctttttcgtattttctacACAAGAAAAGCCGCTGAGTGTTAAACAAAAGTATAATCTACGCTGTTGTTCACCCAGTCATTTCCAacaacttctttctttcgtttagTGATTTTTCGACGCATCATATTAGCTGTCCTGTGTTCCTTTTTatacttttcatcttttttgaatgcttttttttcggaggtTCTCGTGCCTCACTCAATCGCCCTCCAAGCACAGATCTCAAAAACAGATTTGTAGTCTCATTCTTGAattaaatgcagaaaagaaacaggATCGAAAATACTCCATTTCAAGGATCTAAAAAGCAGCGTTCAATGAATTTAAGAGGATAGCATGCGACTATGTTGTAGAGTGAGAAATTTCTCTATCAAACGGCGTGTAGTGTTTTTGAAACTCTTTCCATTACTACGTGCACTTTTCACTCtgataaaaaggaaaactctTACGACATATTccttaaatgaacaaataatccaacaaacaaataatgcCCGGAGTGCTTAAAATGCGATAGTTAGGAGCATAGGAGCATTTCAAATGGAAGCTATTACAGTTGATATAGTCTCGCCGCCTACGAGCTAAGAAACCAGTTTCTGTGGTAGAAAACTGAAACAGTAAAGGATATTGAGCGTGATTCCACCACTTCTTGAGCAATCAATATACATaatttacaaataataatatacatagtaatataatatacataataTACAATATCAATATGCATGTTGTAGTGGTGGTAGGAGCTTTAAATACCTGAAAAGTGGGCACAGGGCACAAATTATGGCGGAAAAGAGTTGTAATGTATCACAATAAATTCTGGAAATAATAAGTTTTTCACAGATTTTCACTTCTTGACTGTTGGGGTTTTAGCTAAAAATTCTGTTGGGCAATCTCTAACAAACGATCCTAGCTAAGAATCACACTTTTGATACGTGCTTCACTGCGATGGATTTGACTATTCGCTTCCGTGCAACTATCATCCAGAAGATGAGAAACTGACAGTTCGCTGTGTGATCAGTAGCACTGATGGAGAGGTTTCTCATAGATTCAGCTGACTCCTCTCCTTTTCTGAGTATGTTCGCATTTTTTCGAGGCAGTTCCAGAACAACTGTATTTCCAGGGAACACGTTGAGTGAAAGTTGTGGTATTTGCTTCCTTAAGAAGAACGTGAATCAATGCTTCTTATTGTTCATGCTGCCCTTTAATTGCATCAATAGCTCTGTTTTTCCTTGAATGACGGCATTTTCGTCCCTATATTTCAGCTTTTATAATGTACGCTATGATACATAAAATGACAAGTACATAAAATGACTTGGAACGAAATATTGGTCATGAGATTCGTTTTCAATTTGGTAGGGGCACTCTGcctttttgctgttttcttttccgctCCACAAACATTGCGCCAATTCGCCTTTATTGTAGCATGTAAATGTGGGTAAAGAATGAAGGCACTGTTTGAAAATCATTTCGATGTAGCCCTGCGACGGAATTCCTCTTCTCACAAATTCATCAATTGTTGAGTGAATTCTTAAATGACGGTACTTCTGGGAGCGTCCAAGGAAGCACTTTTCAAACTAATATTTTTAGTCATACTTGGATCGTTTCTCCCTCTGACAGATCTAAAAACTGAGATTGCACTGAAATCTATCTTGAATGTCGATTTGCCTGTCTCAGCTGTGAATGTTCACCAATTCATCGTCATAGCCGCTGGTTATCGGAATTCGTTCTTCATGGTTAGCGTCAGCGAAAATCTGACGATAAATGCCAGCGATTGTTGGCACTGCGTGCCGACGCTATCTCGGACACCTTTTTGCCCTTTCCTGATATGGCTAACACGGTTCTTCAGTCTCACCGCGGCGTTGTGTACACTTTTCAACAATCGTGTTTGACTACATACATCGATCCGGAATCGCCATTATTTGCACAACATCTATACTAATACTGCAAAGGAGTTTTTAAGGCAGGTAACTGCTGCTTTATgtgttttctcaaattctaCTCTAATATGAtactttcttcacttttttcaattataaGAACACTTGTATAACGAGATGTTGTCCGCTTAATTTCTACAGACTGAAACCTTCTGTCTTCTGCTAGAATTGTCGTCACGAGTCACCGTGGAAATCAAACGGTGACATGAACTGCTAATAGAATCGCTTACACTTACATTCGAGTGGGCAACCCGCCGAGCCGACATCGACGACATCACCCATAGCCTTTTCTCACCGTGCATATTCATATAGCAAATAATGTCGCGCACACCTGTAGCTATCCCAGAAAAAAGCAGCCGTATCAAGAAGTTTTGAATCACTTGAGGGCACCCCAATCTCGGAAAATCTCCGGACGCGTATTTTAAAGTAAGATCATCAGGACAGATGTTCTTCTGAGcggaagagagaagagcaagCTTTGGTGCTGTTGCACGCTCCGCATTCTCATTTCCAGTGCCATTCGGTCTCAGAAACTGGCGCCATTTCGCTGTATTAGAATCCATCTACTATTAGAAAAAATCTGCTATTCGCCGTGACTCGATCTCAAGTTATATTGAAATAGATCTCTTTGAACTAAGAAAAGTAATGAGCTCCTAGTAGCAAACTTTCTTGACACCTGAGGAATGACCATGCAACGCTTTTAAAAAGACAGTAAATTGAGTTAGCGGGCATAGGTGGACCAACCGCACATGGTTAGCATTTGAAAGCTTCTCTGGATATTTTTGGATGACCGCGTTGGAAAGTCTGGTCCACCAATGAAGGTTATCTGCCGTTCCAGTTTCAGAAACAGATCTGGTGCAACAATTAATCCCTTATGGTCTGCAATGTGTTGAAATCCTGTTGTTTGGGTTCGCCAGAGATTCACTGCATGGTGCCAACTGAGTACATGTCGTTAGAAATAGTTCACATTTCCCCATCTCAttaaaaagggaagaaattaGCAGGCTGTAAACGCCGTCTTTAACAGGGACGAGTGTGTCCGTGGCTTCGGCTACTGTATGTGGTGGtcaaacaattgaaaaaaaattaataaataaaaagtgagCACAAAATACAAAACCTATTTTTGTATCTcgtgcttatttttttttaccataatGTAAGAACAGAATATATGcagggtttttcttttccggcGATTTGAGGATGTCAATAAAGCGAAAAAGCTTGCGCCGTTTTATTCGAAAACGATACCTTTAAGACATCAACatttattaatttcatttacttTCCGTTGTCTGCTCACTCGAACTTTTCAGTGTCTGTTGATGAAGATATCTCTaatcgaaaaatttttcaGTGAGAAATCGCAGACGAGTTTGTTTTGATCTATTTCCATCGCTGTTCGACGATCCACCACGATGCATGGGTTGTTCTCCTTCTTCAAGAAGGCTTGTCTTATCTTTGTTAacgttcctgaaaaaaaacgtagcaCCATATGACTGCGTCGAGAATCTGACAGCTGATGGTGTGTCTTGGACCAGTGcaaattatttctggaaacacAGATGTTCGTTGAGGGGGTCTTAGGACCAACATAACGGGAACAGTGATTGTGTATGTACGCACTTTATTCGCACCCTTCTAACAATATCCTcgcggtttttttcttttacaggcGATCCTCTTCAACAACTATTTCTCCAGTTACAAGAAAAGTGGCTAGCTTTTTTCGTTGCGAGTGATACGATCGCGTCGGATCAGTGAAATAAAAGTCCTAGCTATGTGCAATTTTCACCATTTCTTGGTGTCTTTCTAATctagatgtttttcttttttctcagtgaCCTTAGTTCCCCAATAAAGAACTCAGCTTTCGCTGAGTCACCATTCGATTAACATCCCGAAAGGTGATCAATTGAAAAGCACATACTAGTGATTCAGTGACACCCACATATTCACATACTCTGACGGTGTCATTGGCGTGTAACACGGCGCCGAATctctcattcactcattcctTCATTCACTGAATTCACACCGTTTAACTCTATTTCTTTCTCCGAACGATAAAATCTGGAGCTCCAGCAATGTTTAAATGTTGTAGCTCACTTGGATGTGCCTCGCTTTTCGTACAATAGATTCAAGTTATCTGCTACCTTCACTGCATAGGTAATACATCGTAAGAAAAAGTGCTAAACTATCACTGACTCGGCGTTAACATCTGAGAACAAAGAAATTAAGTGAGTTTCTCATTCCTGTACTAAACAGCTTGGAGGCAGCGTAACTCGAAATTGACGCAGTGTGGAAGCCTTGCTGAAAACATGCACTTCGAGGTGTAGGTTACGAATACGAGCGTGGATCCGCTcgattccccctaatcgtccaaAAAATGCGTTGGAGCGAGGTTTGTTAATACAACGTCTGTTGGAACGCACTCTCTTGCATCcgctccggttccctcagcagcctgttcattggtttcactcaAATAGGATGGTGAGGAGATCTTATTGATCCTCAACCGCTGTCTTCTAAGACGATTAGGACAAATTGGAGGGGATAAAGgatcatattcgtaatctacacttcgaactctatgtttttttaTCAGGTTTCCATACTaagtcaatttcgtgatactcCGGCTCTAAAGAATGTTGATGTGATGGCATTCTCCTAAGTCCAACTCCGACAATCTGATATTGACAGCTTTGAAATCACAGTGGCCCTACTCTTCCACGTACCCTTAAAGCGGGAACTTAAAAAAGTCACAAAGAGTAGGAAATAGGGAGCGGAGATTTGTCTCTTGATGCTTGTGGGGATGTTTGCTCTTCCTCGAATTCGTTCGACttttaaaaatcttcatttgaaacaattcgtttgaaagaaaattatcacTTTTATATTTCCGAAGAGTGTTTATTAGTGCTTCGCAAAGTTGGCGCTAATTGTTCAATTTCCACACAAAGTGCTCGATAGTGATTAAAGCAGGTGAAAATCTGATAGGACGAAGTCTTGAGAATATGTCAGATAGCTTCATGGCCGAGTTCCTGGCTAGTATTTTCCTCAAGTTTTCACCAAGGGACTTGACAATATCGTAACGCAAAATCACTTTTTACCatatataaattattatttttgtttgttctttatCTTGACTCACTCCATCAACTTGCTGGCAGCAAATCTTAGCCGAAGTTGTTTCACTTCTCGTAAACAGTTGGCAGTGAACTAtgccttcgatttttttcttgacaaaagtgaattttatagCCGAGCGAACTCACGGGGCATCCCAATACATCTCCCATCCCCCAATATGTTTCAtgctttcttgaaattttttatgCTTTCGCTTTGCCCCTTCAGGCATGTGTGAAGGCCCAATCAACTTCTTATTCTTAAACGAAAACCTGACGTTGGAGTGCACCTTCTGTGTTAATTCGAAGCATGGTATAAAGGATaagaataaagtgtttggcCCTTATCAATCAGCTTGGGCTGCAACACGTGCGATTTCAGCTCGGAACCGTTCGAAGTTTATGGAAGAGAGTATAAATTGCGATACAGTTTGATTTAGTCGCTGAAAACGCAAACGAGTCAGGTTAGAAGTAGTCGTCATCTCCAGCAAGCACTGCAGTTCTATAGGAACGTTCTGTTATCTGTCGCTTTTGTATGAGCACGTCCGTTGTAGGACCCACTTTTGAAGTATTCTAGTTGTGTTTCCACAGCTAATTTTGTTCCAGATATTTTTGGGGCGCACACTTGTGTGATCGTAGCACTTCCAAttattgtttcctttttctaacaaaagagaaaactgtGAGCAGCGAACGGCTCTGTCAAAGCTCCTTCCGAATATTCAGAGTATTCATACAAATCTTTTCTAATTGTGGGTACTTTCGCTTCTTTTATCTTATCGCGTCCTTTCGCACCGCTCTTTCTGAACAACTGATCGGTGTTCTGTAACCCGTAGTCATCTGGTGACGCGTTTCAACTGACTGATGAGGTTCGATGCAGATTTGATGATCATTTTATGATGTCAATGAAGTGGTTCGTGAACAAGTGGTCATTGCAGAAACCGGCTCCGAAGGCGGTCACGAAAGAGGAGACGACCACCAGACACGAGAGGTAGAGTTTGCGAGCAATTCTCATAATTTCACCGCTTTTGTCCTCCGCTCCGTTCGTGTGAATTTGTACGTCGAGTGGTAGTGTCCGGCGGTGAACACACAAATACCGACACTTGCGGGCCGTCGGTGCGAGTTCAGCTCGAGGTCGAGCTGCAGAGAGCATCTCGAAGTGCAATTTATGTCTTGAATGGTGCCGGGCAAACACGGCTCCACAGTGACAAGCTGTTGATTGATCCACGCCCTCACTCGCACCCGCTAGACAAATAGTCGATTCTGTATTGACGGCCAGCTCCATAGACGCGCTGTTTCACAGTGTTACGCCCCTCtgcgttttttgttttccttattGTGAAGAGTAAACATCCGATCAATGACTTCAGCTTTCGTTCTGAAATCTTCATCCTTCACCACCAACTATTCGTCACTTCTCCTGATCTTCCATGATTCTGACACTTCGGAACCGTGTTGCGGGGGTCACCTAGTGCAAGGTTTAAGCGCAAAATAAATGTTTCCTAAGTGTGTACTCTTCTGTCGCTCTGTCCATTGCCTCCCCcaccctcccctcccccctccccccccaaaaaaaaagtactagcCAATCGTGCAAAATATCttagaagaacaagaaagtaGCCTGGTTCTACGGACAAATTGGAACAAAAGaactcttttttatattattacttaatGATGAAACCCCCACTTACTAATGGTTTTCTGTCTTCTAATGGGTAAGTTTTGAAATCGAGGTAAAACGGAGACAGTTTTCGAAATTGGCATGCGCAAAACGACATAATTTTAAGGCGTTCCTAATACAACAATATTGCAACTTTTATGCATGAAACTTACTTTGAATGCATTAATCCCGGTTAGCtgtcataaataaaaaagtgaataagaaCCAAACGATTTCCAAGTACGGTTTTGCTTCGTTACTTTAGGAATCAAAGGTATCAGCTGCAGCCGAAGCATTCTGGTAAATAGCTGCTTTATCGAATAATTCCATCAGTAGTCGACATTACGCGTTTAATTTCCCCAATCCGATGAGTGTAAAGTGGTCGGTCGTTGGATAGACTGATGCTTCAGGTGTGTGTAGTGCGTCTGGATTCGTAGTAGGTGTTTGCACTACATTTTAGCAAGCTTTGAAAAATACCAAGCGGAAAGGAACTATATCGAGAATTTGGCTTGATGCTGCCTTTATCCATCGAAAAATGTACTTCCTTCAGCTTTACTCTCAATTCTATcgaagaatttgaagagagAAGATCTGTGCACTAGCGATTAAGCTAACAGAAGATGATATCACTAAATTTGGCTTTACAGTTTTTGTGATGTTAACGAGCTCATGTCCGACGAAACTGTGAAGAAAGAACAGCATCCAATAGAAGCTCCAAAATCTAGGAAGAAGTTTGCAGCACCCAGTGCCCCTGATCCTCGGAGTAGCCCCACTGGTGAGTTTTTTCCAGTTACTAACTAGTTTACATCATATCTAAATACGACCTGCGGTTGTCATATGTCTGTCACACCACTATGTAGAAGAATCACGAGATAAAGTTTGAGACATCTTGATACTGGAGAAGAAGAACCGACAAACACTGAAATTAGCCAACGCTTGATAAACACTTTACAGCTGCGACGTTAGCGCAGACGTTGCTTGTGATCAAAGCTGACTTGAAAACTTTCGATTTTTATGAGAGGAATGctaagaattttgtttttgtaagaCAGCAAATCAGCTAACCGTGTTTTTAATCGTTTCTCATAAtaattctcatttattttcagatttaGGAGCTTTTCTTCAGTAGGATTCGtcgaaatagtttttttccgcATTCACTTGATGAATTCCTTGTGTTACCTCACTTCGTTGTTTTTTGACAAAGAGTCAATTATCCCGTTTAGTTATCTTTTCAAGAGAGTGCTTCGCTTGCAAAAGCCTTAGAATCTTGCTTTTTCTCACATCTTTTTCACAATTCATCGAATTGCACTGCCTTAACAAAAGTGTTGTCGTAGATTCAACTACTACGGGTCTCCGTGAGAATAAGTTAAGAATAAGATTCGAGATGATAGAAaactcatgaaaaaaattcagttgaTCACATAGCAAGGGATCGTCACGACGAGGTCAAATCTTCTCAGGCAGAAAATCCTCCCACCGCGGCAACTGTCCAGCAAGGAACCAATACCGAGGAGAGTCAGAAAACTGAGGACCACAAGGTAGTATCATTATTCTATGTTCTCGAGTCGTTTTTAAAATTCCTCGACCACTTATTCCTCTGTTTCTcgggtattttttttacacattctCCATGAAAAAGGAACTTCATAGACATTGTTACCAGTGAAGATACATGCGTCATACGAGTTCTGAAGCCTCCTAATAAGCACTGGTGAAAGTACAAACGCTGTGAATTTTATCTCCATGTACGTATGTCGTATAAGCCTCGCCGAAAAATCTGATGTTATCGATTGCGCTGTTCCATGTAATCCGAGGAATGATAAAACAAAACCATGGCGAATTTTGTTCGACTTGCGCTTCATCCTACAATTCGCTACGATTCACTTTTACTTCTTCGCTCTTAATAACGAAATGAAGATTTACTATATTTCACAATTAATTTATattcaattaaatttgaatgaattgtGATGCTGTCGGTGTTCGTAGTCAAGTAATGTGCCGGACGTGATCTTCATCTTAGTTGCATTCGAAGAGCATTGGAAACGGCGAAAAGTGAGTGCTGCTTGGCGAATCAATTCTTTTTCGTATGCAGTGATAAAGATTGGACAAAAGTTCTCTCAATAATTTTGAGACAAAGAGAACTAATCTAAGATAAGGCATTAGTCTTAGTTGCTGTCTTTGCCGAAGCTGCCCAATCAAACTACATGAGCATACAAATggaggtttttcttcttttgtttcttctacaaaacTTGTGTCCATTCTAAATGCTCCTGCGTAGCCGTACTATTCATGTGCGGACTAACTTCTCAAGTTAGTTTGAGAAGTTTTGTTGAGTTTTGAAGTTTCTTTGATGTTCTTGACGAAATTAGGGCGGCGCGGATGAAAGTGGTAGAGAAAGTGTCGCAAGTCAGTCCCAGGGGAGagtaattttgtttgttttggaaATGTTCGAAAATAGCAATCAAACTTCAGAAAGGAATCCGTTCAAATTTACTATTCACGTGTTTTCTATCCCTTTCTATTGGAATAGAACAAGGAATTCCCATTTCAATTCGATCCTCTGAACCACCATTTATGGTAGTTATCATAAATTGTTTCGCTTGAGCCCTGTTGTATTGGGGTGAACGCGTTGTGTCCTCAGTGACGGAGAGCACAGGCCTGTCTCCACAGAGCCGGACAAGCTCTTCagaattttccttcttgttttcatagcttttcttcattttccataTATCGGTGCAGGATTATTATTATGTGGCCTAAGTAGGTCCATTTCCACTGGTTTTAATCTTTCACAAAGGACGCACGAATAACCCGGGATGCAGCACGTTAAACACCAACTATATGAAGTAGAGGAtgccatttttatttattataaataagaCGGTTCTAAGAAATGTAGAGATCATTTTTCGTTCGTGTGATACATGAGTATTCAAACACAAAGTCGTAGTCTCCTATCGGAATCCCGTTTCAACCTCGAAAtacttattttctaatttattttccgcattttttttgaaaataaaagtaacaaTTGTGTTACTGCGTGGCGCCCTACACCAGTTAATCCGTGAGGTCAAATATGAATATACAGTTTAAAATGCGTTACTCTCACTGTTTGTTTTGGAGGGGAAGACACGTACAAAATCTCCTTCATCAACTTCTATTCGTTAGTTTCAGAAAGCCTGAGTTGGTTTCAAATCTTTTCACGTTGCTTAATACCTACGTTGTGCTTGCCATGCCTCCGTGTATATCGTAAACGAAGTTAAGGAATCTGCTGGAGTTCCTAACTGCTGCTAATTTTCATCCATTCGTGATTCATATGATACGGCTCTACTGGTTTGTTTTCAGGTGAATgcatctgaaaagaaaagtttggcAGTAGCCGCAACACATATGCACGAAGTTATCCATTATTCTCCTCAGAGCACAGTGAAATCGTTTGCAACGCCACCTCTTCCCAATTCAGAAGTACCTTATGTAGAAAGGCGGTCGAACATCATTTTAAATGACAAGAGCGGGTAAACAGTCACTATCATTCCTAGTGTTTCTAGTTTCTGTTTGAAGCCTATCATTTTAGCCTCAAAACGATTCCTGTCTCACAGTTCGACGGTACAATAAGTAAGCAACGGGAGAAGAAGGTTGCAGCACCGTCTCCGCCGACGTCATCTCCCGCACTCGAACTTAAATCCCAGACACTGTTTTCACCTTCTGCCAAGATTAATTCCGTCAGTAGCCCGAAAGAAGCAATATCCGTAAACGATGTTCATTCGTCGGATAGTTCCGTTATTCCGCGGGAACAAAATTCCGTGGAGGAAAACGAGCAACTTAAGTATGCGACTGAGATCACACATGATTATGAAACACTCAAAACCAAATTTGACCTCTGGCAGGCGCTACAGGCGGAGAACCGAAACTCGGCGGAAGCGAGACAATTGCATGTGAGTCACTCGTTAATCATAACTGTCTCGAATTTTCAGCAACATATTTTCGCCTGGGTCAGAATGTAGCTTTTGTCGTAGCCTTCTcatatttccaaaataaaataaggggcgggtgtagtgcagcggCTACaggtttcgcttcctgcacgattgatcggaggttcgaatccgtcctagtgctcacaaagcctttcatcctttcggggtcgataaattggtacccgacttgtctgggaggataaaaacacggacttgacacatcggctagccaccgctagtcattgtatgggccagttacacgttcgtaaacttcaaacgattctgagttgaagtgaacgagggggtgcatcccaagcggattgattaaccccagaaactttaactttatccttttaccaAAATATGAGATTTCCTCactaagaagaaagaaggctTTCTTAAATCAAAGTTCCAAACACAGAGGTTTAACCGTatcaaaaaaggtttttttgaattaagtTCAAATTCCAGAGCTTTTTTATGGCTATCATCTGCTTAGAAATCAGGCGTAGAGTATTTGGTACAAATTCTCAAGAGATGAAGCATAGTTTTGGTAAGCAGTGTTTGTTTTCTATAtactcaaaataaaaaattatgtcTAAAccacttttcttcaaatttgcaTGAACTGCCTCTGCTCTGTGAGCAACTGCAAAACAACtgcagaagcaaaaaaaagggatAGAGAGAAGTTTTCC
This window of the Necator americanus strain Aroian chromosome III, whole genome shotgun sequence genome carries:
- a CDS encoding hypothetical protein (NECATOR_CHRIII.G10914.T1), producing the protein MTKASVLLSPTSWSNERCATAYIILPLCPISVTLCIRERAEHHQLKICSGVIPYVCCAFQMRPSGQFVLMYPSGFELRETIKTEDALCCHTAEIRENILESD
- a CDS encoding hypothetical protein (NECATOR_CHRIII.G10912.T2), whose product is MGDVVDVGSAGCPLEYEIGHNLISPSAERLSLVSLGISLKQLSTRMISGRDQDLPLRGGSKDDKSQCVTFTNILEQRKMCHSIYNTSIMPHIGNTMHSRASRAPSA
- a CDS encoding hypothetical protein (NECATOR_CHRIII.G10912.T1), coding for MGDVVDVGSAGCPLEYEIGHNLISPSAERLSLVSLGISLKQLSTRMISGRDQDLPLRGGSKDDKSQCVTFTNILEQRKMCHSIYNTSIMPHIGNTMHSRASRF
- a CDS encoding hypothetical protein (NECATOR_CHRIII.G10915.T1) — protein: MHGLFSFFKKKPAPKAVTKEETTTRHESFCDVNELMSDETVKKEQHPIEAPKSRKKFAAPSAPDPRSSPTVDHIARDRHDEVKSSQAENPPTAATVQQGTNTEESQKTEDHKVNASEKKSLAVAATHMHEVIHYSPQSTVKSFATPPLPNSEVPYVERRSNIILNDKSGLKTIPVSQFDGTISKQREKKVAAPSPPTSSPALELKSQTLFSPSAKINSVSSPKEAISVNDVHSSDSSVIPREQNSVEENEQLKYATEITHDYETLKTKFDLWQALQAENRNSAEARQLHMEIIYQHDSLMKKLQQTADIAVPTGKGRPSIAPDTFTPWRANRNLAPSPTQNPRMPQNIGSKTRPPALPARWTPTSSSHSLSPTTSTSSEDTDRSLFAGKQSRAVTTRDGLPVSAVPGVTHNILVTRTSVRPKVCIQVTGKCKRCGLEWTPTNKLYLSITRERNVPPKTHGTGDAQPVHGF
- a CDS encoding hypothetical protein (NECATOR_CHRIII.G10915.T2), with the translated sequence MHGLFSFFKKKPAPKAVTKEETTTRHESFCDVNELMSDETVKKEQHPIEAPKSRKKFAAPSAPDPRSSPTVDHIARDRHDEVKSSQAENPPTAATVQQGTNTEESQKTEDHKVNASEKKSLAVAATHMHEVIHYSPQSTVKSFATPPLPNSEVPYVERRSNIILNDKSGLKTIPVSQFDGTISKQREKKVAAPSPPTSSPALELKSQTLFSPSAKINSVSSPKEAISVNDVHSSDSSVIPREQNSVEENEQLKYATEITHDYETLKTKFDLWQALQAENRNSAEARQLHMEIIYQHDSLMKKLQQTADIAVPTGKGRPSIAPDTFTPWRANRNLAPSPTQNPRMPQNIGSKTRPPALPARWTPTSSSHSLSPTTSTSSEDTDRSLFAGKQSRAVTTRDGLPVSAVPGVTHNILVTRTSVRPKVCIQVTGKCKRCGLEWTPTNKLYLSITRERNVPPKTHGTGDAQPVHGPDDASQEDQARRHRAETRRRHLLNAVHDTGEDLSLGTCENREVGGVGVLVSTSMAKNIGFFE